In a genomic window of Pseudorasbora parva isolate DD20220531a chromosome 24, ASM2467924v1, whole genome shotgun sequence:
- the prlh2 gene encoding prolactin releasing hormone 2 yields MLPAAFTRPVTKCLIGSRLGTVAFLLLLILSATESSAHGTTVEHDLHIVHNVDNRSPEIDPFWYVGRGVRPIGRFGKRQSGGDLQPVVKSLELLLSTLRNRESLRNTLAQEESDWLP; encoded by the exons ATGCTGCCCGCCGCCTTCACTCGGCCCGTGACTAAGTGCCTGATTGGCTCGCGCTTGGGGACGGTCGCGTTCCTGCTGCTGCTCATCCTGTCCGCCACCGAGAGCTCTGCACACGGCACCACAGTCGAGCACGACCTTCACATCGTCCACAACGTCGATAACAGAA GTCCAGAGATCGACCCGTTCTGGTATGTGGGTCGCGGTGTGAGACCCATCGGGCGGTTTGGGAagaggcagagcggaggtgaTCTGCAGCCGGTGGTCAAATCTCTGGAGCTCCTGTTGAGCACTCTCAGGAATAGAGAGAGCTTGCGGAACACGCTGGCACAAGAGGAGTCAGACTGGTTACCATGA
- the zfand1 gene encoding AN1-type zinc finger protein 1 — MAELDVGKHCEIKSCKQKDFLPFVCSSCSGVFCLEHRSRDSHSCPEVTEKREISVSEGSTLYPCSFNDCKGKELLPVICPHCEKHFCLIHRHQDDHKCEKLETPKPRMAATQELVQKIVESKKNAPPNKGRKGAKNAATAAKVALMKLKMHASGDKGLPQTERTYFQVFLPKEAKDSSLPMFFCSKWSVGKVVDFAASQASLKNNNNVLTAKKLRLCHPETGEALKMDASLQTLLSNSDCPLHNGGNVILEYLDNESSGLDDVTAYISSS, encoded by the exons ATGGCTGAACTAGACGTTGGAAAACATTGTGAAATTAAATCTTGCAAACAAAAAG ATTTTCTACCATTCGTTTGTAGCAGCTGTTCTGGAGTGTTTTG TTTGGAACACAGAAGCCGGGACTCCCATTCTTGTCCAGAA GTAACGGAGAAGAGAGAGATATCAGTGTCTGAGGGAAGCACCTTGTATCCGTGCAGCTTTAATGACTGCAAAGGGAAAGAGCTGCTGCCTGTCATCTGCCCACACTGTGAAAAACACTTCTGCCTCAT ACATCGGCATCAGGATGACCATAAGTGTGAGAAGCTGGAGACCCCAAAGCCTCGCATGGCTGCAACACAGGAGCTGGTGCAGAAGATAGTGG AGTCAAAGAAGAATGCACCACCAAATAAAGGTAGAAAAGGAGCAAAAAACGCTGCAACTGCTGCAAAAGTTGCCCTGATGAAGCTTAAAATGCATGCATCTGGAGATAAAGGCCTACCACAG ACAGAACGGACATATTTCCAGGTGTTTCTGCCCAAAGAAGCGAAAGACTCCAGTTTGCCCATGTTCTTCTGCTCTAAATGGAGTGTCGGCAAAGTAGTGGACTTTGCGGCATCTCAGGCCAGTCTGAAGAACAACAATAATGTGCTCACAGCTAAG AAACTGCGTTTGTGTCACCCTGAGACGGGGGAAGCCTTAAAGATGGATGCTAGCCTCCAGACGCTGCTTTCCAACTCAGATTGTCCCCTGCACAATGGAGGCAATGTCATTCTGGAGTATCTGGATAACGAGAGCTCTGGACTAGATGATGTCACAGCCTATATTTCATCCTCGTGA